A genome region from Anastrepha obliqua isolate idAnaObli1 chromosome 4, idAnaObli1_1.0, whole genome shotgun sequence includes the following:
- the LOC129245866 gene encoding protein kinase C, eye isozyme-like has translation MAAAAPAAAAAAPAAAPTNIAEIAGDANVMNYMKNRLRKGAMKRKGLMVINGHKFAVRFFKQPTYCGHCKDFIWGFGKPGYQCEDCRFNIHQKCCNFVVFKCPGKETDIDADCSKVKHKWESTTYTTPTFCDDCGMLLHGVAHQGVKCDNCNLNVHHACKEKMPPLCGADINELRGKCLLYAELKGNTLTVEIKEATNLIPMDTNGLSDPYIAIVLHPDRSGKTKKKTKTIQKCLSPVYNEKFTFDLTPQDRDKRLLIEVWDWDRTSRNDFMGSFSFSLEEIQKEPIDGWYKFLSQVEGEYYNIPCSDPVNDIARLRDEVRMDKKTDNRRRMDNKDMPHNMSKRDMIRAADFNFIKVLGKGSFGKVLLAERRGTDELYAVKVLRKDVIIQTDDMELPMTEKQVLALSGKPPFLVSLHSCFQTMDRLFFVMEYCKGGDLMYHMQVYGRFKESVAVFYAAEIAIALFFLHEHHIIYRDLKLENVLLDGEGHVKLADFGLSKDGIADRDTTRTFCGTNVYMAPEILAYETYSHTIDWWSYGVLLFEMLAGQNPFEADDEENTFKNIKEKKAVFPKHFSQEAMDVLTSFLAKKPNNRLGAGRYARSEITTHPFFRNIDWDKVEAKEMEPPIVPKIKHRKDISNFDKAFVGEKTDLTPTDKLFMMNLDQSDFIGFSYMNPEFITII, from the exons ATGGCAGCAGCCGCACCAGCTGCCGCAGCTGCGGCACCAGCTGCAGCACCAACAAATATTGCCGAAATCGCAGGCGATGCCAATGTGATGAACTACATGAAGAACCGCCTGCGCAAGGGCGCGATGAAGCGGAAGGGTCTTATGGTTATAAACGGGCATAAGTTCGCGGTGCGCTTCTTCAAGCAGCCAACCTACTGTGGGCACTGCAAGGACTTTATATG GGGCTTCGGCAAGCCAGGCTATCAGTGTGAAG ATTGCCGCTTCAATATACATCAGAAATGTTGCAATTTCGTGGTGTTCAAATGTCctggcaaggagaccgacattgATGCTGATTGTTCGAAAGTCAAACATAAATGGGAATCGACCACCTATACAACGCCAACATTTTGCGATGATTGTGGCATGTTGCTGCATGGTGTGGCACATCAGGGCGTCAAGTGCGATA ATTGCAATTTGAATGTGCATCACGCTTGCAAGGAGAAGATGCCTCCACTGTGTGGCGCCGATATCAATGAACTGCGCGGCAAGTGTTTGTTGTATGCGGAACTCAAGGGCAATACGCTGACTGTAGAAA TCAAAGAGGCTACCAATTTGATACCGATGGACACGAATGGTTTGAGCGATCCGTACATTGCAATAGTGTTGCATCCAGATCGCAGTGGCAAAACAAAGAAGAAGACGAAGACTATACAGAAGTGTTTGAGTCCGGTTTATAATGAGAAATTTACTTT tgaccTCACACCGCAAGATCGCGATAAACGTCTACTGATTGAGGTTTGGGATTGGGATCGTACTTCACGTAATGACTTCATGGGCTCATTTTCATTCAGCTTGGAAGAGATACAGAAG GAACCCATCGACGGCTGGTACAAGTTTCTCTCTCAAGTTGAGGGCGAGTACTACAACATACCGTGCTCGGATCCGGTCAACGACATAGCGCGCTTGCGCGATGAAGTGCGA ATGGACAAAAAAACCGATAATAGGCGGCGCATGGACAACAAAGATATGCCACACAATATGAGCAAACGCGATATGATACGTGCAGCAGATTTCAATTTCATCAAAGTACTTGGCAAGGGCTCGTTCGGTAAAGTGCTGCTGGCCGAGCGCCGTGGTACCGATGAGCTGTATGCGGTGAAAGTGCTGCGCAAGGATGTCATCATACAGACCGACGACATGGAATTGCCCATGACTGAGAAGCAGGTGTTGGCGTTGTCGGGCAAGCCGCCATTTTTGGTCTCATTACACTCGTGCTTCCAGACTATG GATCGTCTATTCTTTGTCATGGAGTACTGCAAAGGCGGTGATCTTATGTACCACATGCAGGTCTATGGACGTTTTAAGGAATCAGTGGCAGT CTTCTATGCCGCCGAGATTGCTATTGCATTATTCTTTTTACATGAGCATCACATTATCTACCGCGACCTTAAGTTGGAAAATGTGCTGCTGGATGGTGAGGGTCATGTCAAGCTTGCTGATTTTGGTCTCAGCAAGGATGGTATTGCCGATCGCGACACTACGAGAACCTTCTGCGGCACGAATGTGTATATGGCACCCGAG ATTCTCGCCTATGAAACCTATAGCCACACCATTGATTGGTGGTCTTATGGTGTGTTACTCTTTGAAATGTTAGCCGGACAAAATCCCTTCGAGGCTGATGATGAGGAgaacacatttaaaaatatcaaagagAAAAAAGCAGTATTTCCGAAACACTTCTCTCAGGAGGCAATGGACGTGTTGACGAGC TTCCTTGCCAAAAAGCCCAATAATCGCTTAGGTGCTGGCCGCTATGCTCGTTCTGAGATTACCACACATCCATTCTTCAGGAATATAGATTGGGACAAGGTTGAGGCGAAGGAAATGGAGCCGCCTATTGTACCGAAAATT AAACATCGCAAGGATATCTCGAACTTCGATAAAGCTTTCGTTGGCGAAAAAACAGATTTGACACCAACCGATAAATTATTCATGATGAATTTGGATCAGAGTGACTTCATAGGCTTCTCCTATATGAATCCGGAGTTTATCACTATTATctaa